The following is a genomic window from Pseudophryne corroboree isolate aPseCor3 chromosome 3, aPseCor3.hap2, whole genome shotgun sequence.
TATGGAGAACGAGTAGGGAAGCTATAATGCAGCCAAGGTGGAACGTGGCATCTGTTTTCTGCTTCCCCTTGTGGCTGGACTTGTACATATTGGAGTCTAAGGCTAGTCCTAGGCCAGTGAAGATGCCTAAATTCCTGATCAGGCTGGCAAAAGGGGTGGAGTCAATGTGGATCCATTCAGGCCTGGCACACCATTGTTTTGCCTTGTCTAAGGTCCATAAAAGGTCCACGTCAAAAGCTTTGAGTGACAAGTAGAAGCCCACAGCAAAGGCAAAGAAGAAAACTGTGGTGTAGATGTATTTTTTCAAGCTGACACTGTAGATCACTTGTATGTGGTTAAACATTTCAGCCACCACTATTCCTGGGaattaagaaatataaaaaaatgatTGTACCATACATATTCACAACAACAAGATTGTCTGATTATATAGCAAACTGACAAACACTGaaacaatgttataaaaaaaaaaataaatcctaCTCACTCCCAAAAACAGAGGGTTCATAATATTGACATCCCATAAAATAACACCAGCAATATTACATATGTGTTACGAAAAAAGGTCAAGACCATGATAGTTTTTGACAAGAGACATATATTTTCTGCAGCCGGGATCCCAATGTTGATATGCTGAACGCCGGGATTGCGGCTGCCggtctcccctacccaacccccataTATATGTGTTGTCACTGTCACTCAGTCAGTATTTAATGCATACCTGAAATGACACCAGCAATAACTTGGTGAGGAAAATGGGCAGCCACAAATACTCTTGACAGGCAGACATTGATTTGGACTCCCCAGAAGACAACCCACAGGGCCCAACGCTGACACCTATGTTTAAATTAAAGTATAACAGTCATTGTACATACCTTGAGACCAAAAACAGTTTAGTATTAAAATCTAATTCCATTGTAGTACTGGACCATAAAGGACACAATAGGAAATCTATTcaaataacaaatatataaacTAGTAGCATCACCAGAGCTGTACCTTATGCACCTCCCAGGCTGAGAGAAGTTTTAAAGTGAACTACAATGTGGAATGGTTTTCAGTACAATCATTTGGATCTTTGTTAGGGCATATCCAATCGTCTGCATCTTAGCCTTTCAATGTAGATGGTTTATTTCCACATATCTAACTTATTACCCTGGAGATAGGGTTACACAAATAAATCATCTGTAGTTTTGTGTATGTCTGCAGCTGATGAGTGCAGTTCTGCTAATTGGGGGGAGGAAATTTACtggaataaaacatttttttctgtGGCGTTCTTCATTAGTGTTAATTTTAAACTTTTCTAGATTATTGATTATTTTAATACTGAAGAACAATTTATCAGTTTAAATTAAAGCCACATGTACTTTTTTTTTGTACTTCTATTAGTTTCTGTATTGCCTTCTCAGGCCAATGACAAGCAATCAGCGTGCACACAAAGCACACTAGGGGATACATTTACAGAGCAGTGGGTTTGAAAACCAGGTGGGATTGCAGCACTTTCCTAGCAATCTTACATCCGGCAGTGTAATAACTTCAAAACCGACTACTGAAAGTATAGAAATCCCAGATTTACTAAACATAGTGGTTTAAAAACTGCAGTCCGGCACATATAAGTGACTTGCCTCCGATCCTAGTGCGGGTTGTTGGAAAATCGAGAGGGACCCTGCACTCTTTTTACCAATTGTGCTTAAAGGCCTTTTCCcaaataggggtatattcaattgatgttggatctttccgacggaaaggatccgacatcttagtattcaatgagcggccaaatccgactagatttggccgttctcgacaatgccaatccaactttttttaaagttggattgacattgtcgaaaccggggctaaaacctgtcagatttggccgcacttccgacaaaacacgtggatctgtggCTATTCcgtcaatccacgtgttttccgacaagtcggaattggcgACTTGTCAGAAAAATGGCAGGGGGATTAAATAGGTCGGAACAGTCGGAACGACTTGTCAGAAAAATGGCAGGGGGATTAAATAGGTCGgaaaagttggaaactgccgtctttccgagaaGAAAgcagtttccgactacaattgaatacactcAATAGTCTTAAAAGCCTGGGCATAGATAGCAATTTGAAGGGTGACCTCACaatgttttttacattttaaaatagAGAAGCATTGGATTTTTGCAGTGATTTAAACCAATAGTGGATTTGTGTGGGGTTTACATTACGGAGGCATAAGGGTTTGGAAACCAATGGGGATTGACgacggtagttttttttttttgggggggagctaAACTGACCTTTAGTAAACTGACCCCTAGGCACTTGCATCTCATATACAGTACTTTAGAATCATCCGTCTACACACAACTATTTTACAGCTTACTTGTCTGTTTCCCATGGACCTATGCCATTTAATTAAGTATTTTTTTTGTTAAAACGAAGTTCCCAAATCACTCACCTGCTCTTGAAAGAGTTCTTATTATGCAGACATGTAAGCACAGCACATGCCATCACATAGTACACAGACGAAGAGCCCATAGCATGCCCTGATGGACTTCCTGTGATTAGAAGAAAAGCAGGAAACATCAGCATTTTATGTAGGATGGGAGTGAATGTGATATTATttctcaaagaaaaggattttttttcccacGAAGCTATTATGCTGTCATGTATCTACTTTAAAAATACACTTATGAGATTGTTTGGAAAGATTAAACTTATTTATTGAATATGAGCTATGATTATGAACGTTTTGACAGTAAAAATGCCCTCTGAGCCAGAGTATTAAGCTCAAAAAGTTTATAGGggaaaataaatacatttagatTTAATCAATTTCAAGGCTATATGAATTGACATAGAGGGACACAGATTTGTTTTGAGTCTTTCCAAAAGAGGTTCGGGGCCAGTTTGCCTTATGTTATATATGAGTAATGCAGATGTCAGTGACTGTTACGCTTTCAcgtcgcacaaataacccgatattgacccagtatattgccaggtcgacacgtgtcactgtcagagccggattaagaggggggccccgggggtaagtaccccgggcccccctttttaaaagggcccccccgctgccgccacagatcggatctctagtcCGATCTGCGGTACTGCACTCCCGGCTCCCGGGAGCCGACGCGGCGGCTCCACATGCAGGGCACCTGAACCATTGCTGTCTCCACTCCCTCGGCGGCTCAATACTGCATTCGAATGCTGGCGGCCGCCGCACGCAGGGAGTGTGTACAGAAAGgatagctgagcgacggctcagctgtccaatcatctgtggagcagcagcctgtggctcagccattggctgggcgcgcaggctgcagggaggacAGCGTGTGGAGCCAGCCGGCTACCAGCCAGAAGTTAGAACCCCTATGCATTAGATGGTGACCTAGCAGCACCAGAACAATAAGAAAGAGCTGTATTAGGTTCTgggtagtatgtatatatatatatatatatatatatataatatatacatatacgtgtgtgtgtgtgtgtgtgtatatatatatatatatatatacatacatacatatacatgtgtgtgtgtatatatatacatacatatagatatatacgtatatatatatatatatatatatatatatatatatatatatatatatacacgcagtatccggaggtgcggcactcctggcggctTGGAAAATGACTTTTATTCTATCATTTTCATCAGGTATGAGAATGACGGAGTAAAAGTCTTTGAAACGTTGTCTTCACATGCTGCTATACAGACTTTTTTCTCCAAGCCGCCATGAGTGCCGCATCTCcggatactgtatgtaatatattgTGAGGGCACCCGGTGCATTTGACTGTTTATTTGGAGAGCCGGGCAATGTGTGCGTGTGCCCTCCAAATTGGTAGCAACATTTGAAAAGAGACAAGGCAGCACTCAGAGTCTTTGAAGCAATTCACAAAGGTGTATTAAACACTTATCTTATACACCAACGTTTCCGGGCTTCCCGTGCCGCTCCGccgccaccctcagtccttctctgcacctccacctcctccgcaccatgccggccacagcctcctcatccaccgcaccgcagaccacagcatcctcagcaccgccactgctaaatactgtaggtaatcttaccctgctgcctttctatctccctagtccctactgtatggccttgatgtctctctctctatcactctccctgtccctatgtccctgctgtcactttccctgtaactctccctgtccctgctctcactctctctgtccctatgtccctgctgtcactttctctgtccctctgtcactctccctgaatttttcttcattctatgtggcataatgtgaatttcggctcataccatgtgctataatgtgaatttcggctcattctgtgtgctgtaatgtgaatttcggctcattccgtgtgctataatgttaatttccactcataccgtgtggggtaatgtgaatttccgctcatactgtgtgctataatgtgaatttcagctcattccgtgtgctataatgtgaatttccgctcataccgtgtggggtaatgtgaatttcggctcataccgtgtggggtaatgtgaatttccgctcataccgtgtggggtaatgtgaattgcggcctatacagtactgtgtgctgtaatgtgaaaggggcactagtactaggtagtataaggggtcctattattgtggtgcataatgtgtataaggggtatataagGACACACTtcattttgagtggccatgcccccttccctggaggcgcttgcataattgcaaccttcacttttctatacccccacttcaaaatttccgcttcgaccactgtacataggtatatatatatatatatatatgtatatatatacacacacacacacacacgtatatattatatatacatgcatgtgctccctatatgaaagattctttcaaatttaccaccaaaatgtaattttctttgtagtaattaaagatgttatgattttaatttgagattttagggccccactgtcttgagtaccccgggccccccgaagccttaatccagctctggtcactgtgcggtgtgaaagggtcccttCAGAAATCCCGTGTCACCTGAACCAGTAATTCAACAcgggtaataagtagagatgagcgcctgaaatttttcgggttttgtgttttggttttgggttcggttccgcggccgtgttttgggttcgaacgcgttttggcaaaacctcaccgaattttttttgtcggattcgggtgtgttttggattcgggtgttttttaaaaaaaacactaaaaacagcttaaatcatagaatttgggggtcattttgatcccaaagtattattaacctcaaaaaccataatttacactcattttcagtctattctgaatacctcacacctcacaatattatttttagtcctaaaatttgcaccgaggtcgctgtgtgagtaagataagcgaccctagtggccgacacaaacaccgggcccatctaggagtggcactgcagtgtcacgcaggatgtcccttccaaaaaaccctccccaaacagcacatgacgcaaagaaaaaaagaggcgcaatgaggtagctgtgtgagtaagattagcgaccctagtggccgacacaaacaccgggcccatctaggagtggcactgcagtgtcacgcaggatggcccttccaaaaaaccctccccaaacagcacatgacgcaaagaaaaaaagaggcgcaatgaggtagctgtgtgagtaagattagcgaccctagtggccgacacaaacaccgggcccatctaggagtggcactgcagtgtcacgcaggatgtcccttccaaaaaaccctccccaaacagcacatgacgcaaagaaaaaaagaggcgcaatgaggtagctgactgtgtgagtaagattagcgaccctagtggccgacacaaacaccgggcccatttaggagtggcactgcagtgtcacgcaggatgtcccttccaaaaaaccctccccaatcagcacatgatgcaaagaaaaagaaaagaaaaaagaggtgcaagatggaattgtccttgggccctcccacccacccttatgttgtataaacaaaacaggacatgcacactttaaccaacccatcatttcagtgacagggtctgccacacgactgtgactgatatgacgggttggtttggaccccccccaaaaaagaagcaattaatctctccttgcacaaactggctctacagaggcaagatgtccacctcatcatcaccctccgatatatcaccgtgtacatccccctcctcacagattatcaattcgtccccactggaatccaccatctcagctccctgtgtactttgtggaggcaattgctgctggtcaatgtctccgcggaggaattgattataattcattttaatgaacatcatcttctccacattttctggatgtaacctcgtatgccgattgctgacaaggtgagcggcggcactaaacactctttcggagtacacacttgtgggagggcaacttaggtagaataaagccagtttgtgcaagggcctccaaattgcctctttttcctgccagtataagtacggactgtgtgacgtgcctacttggatgcggtcactcatataatcctccaccattctatcaatgttgagagaatcatatgcagtgacagtagacgacatgtccgtaatcgttgtcaggtccttcagtccggaccagatgtcagcatcagcagtcgctccagactgccctgcatcaccgccagcgggtgggctcggaattctgagccttttcctcgcacccccagttgcgggagaatgtgaaggaggagatgttgacaggtcgcgttccgcttgacttgacaattttgtcaccagcaggtctttcaaccccagcagacttgtgtctgccggaaagagagatccaaggtaggctttaaatctaggatcgagcacggtggccaaaatgtagtgctctgatttcaacagattgaccacccgtgaatccttgttaagcgaattaagggctccatccacaagtcccacatgcctagcggaatcgctccgtgttagctcctccttcaatgtctccagcttcttctgcaaaagcctgatgaggggaatgacctgactcaggctggcagtgtctgaactgacttcacgtgtggcaagttcaaagggcatcagaaccttgcacaacgttgaaatcattctccactgcgcttgagacaggtgcattccacctactatatcgtgctcaattgtataggcttgaatggccttttgctgctcctccaacctctgaagcatatagagggttgaattccacctcgttaccacttcttgcttcagatgatggcagggcaggttcagtagtttttggtggtgctccagtcttctgtacgtggtgcctgtacgccgaaagtgtcccgcaattcttctggccaccgacagcatctcttgcacgcccctgtcgttttttaaataattctgcaccaccaaattcaaggtatgtgcaaaacatgggacgtgctggaatttgcccatatttaatgcacacacaatattgctggcgttgtccgatgccacaaatccacaggagagtccaattggggtaagccattccgcgatgatcttcctcagttgccgtaagaggttttcagctgtgtgcgtattctggaaagcggtgatacaaagcgtagcctgcctaggaaagagttggcgtttgcgagatgctgctactggtgccgccgctgctgttcttgcggcgggagtccatacatctacccagtgggctgtcacagtcatatagtcctgaccctgccctgctccacttgtccacatgtccgtggttaagtggacattgggtacaactgcattttttaggacactggtgagtctttttctgaggtccgtgtacattttcggtatcgcctgcctagagaagtggaacctagatggtatttggtaacgggggcacactgcctcaataaattgtctagttccctgtgaactaacggcggataccggacgcacgtctaacaccaacatagttgtcaaggcctcagttatccgctttgcagcaggatgactgctgtgatatttcatcttcctcgcaaaggactgttgaacagtcaattgcttactggaagtagtacaagtgggcttacgacttcccctctgggatgaccatcgactcccagcagcaacaacagcagcgccagcagcagtaggcgttacacgcaaggatgcatcggaggaatcccaggcaggagaggaatcgtcagaattgccagtgacatggcctgcaggactattggcattcctggggaaggaggaaattgacactgagggagttggtggggtggtttgcgtgagcttggttacaagaggaagggatttactggtcagtggactgcttccgctgtcacccaaagtttttgaacttgtcactgacttattatgaatgcgctgcaggtgacgtataagggaggatgttccgaggtggttaacgtccttacccctacttattacagcttgacaaagggaacacacggcttgacacctgttgtccgcatttctgttgaaatacctccacaccgaagagctgatttttttggtattttcacctggcatgtcaacggccatattcctcccacggacaacaggtgtctccccgggtgcctgacttaaacaaaccacctcaccatcagaatcctcctggtcaatttcctccccagcgccagcaacacccatatcctcctcatcctggtgtacttcaacactgacatcttcaatctgactatcaggaactggactgcgggtgctccttccagcacttgcagggggcgtgcaaatggtggaaggcgcatgctcttcacgtccagtgttgggaaggtcaggcatcgcaaccgacacaattggactctccttgtggatttgggatttcgaagaatgcacagttctttgctgtgctgcttttgccagcttgagtcttttcatttttctagcgagaggctgagtgcttccatcctcatgtgaagctgaaccactagccatgaacataggccagggcctcagccgttccttgccactccgtgtcgtaaatggcatattggcaagtttacgcttctcctccgacaattttattttaggttttggagtccttttttttctgatatttggtgttttggatttgacatactctgtactatgacattgggcatcggccttggcagacgacgttgctggcatttcatcgtctcggccatgactagtggcagcagcttcagcacgaggtggaagtggatcttgatctttccctaattttggaacctcaacatttttgttctccatattttaataggcacaactaaaaggcacctcaggtaaacaatggagatggatactag
Proteins encoded in this region:
- the LOC135055715 gene encoding glucose-6-phosphatase catalytic subunit 1-like; translated protein: MEVGMDTLHAMGVYIVKHLQDNFMSSEDWFIFVSHAADLRSTFYIIFPIWFHLCESVGIKLIWVAVVGDWLNLVLKWILFGQRPYWWVHETSYYANASAPEIKQFPVTCETGPGSPSGHAMGSSSVYYVMACAVLTCLHNKNSFKSRCQRWALWVVFWGVQINVCLSRVFVAAHFPHQVIAGVISGIVVAEMFNHIQVIYSVSLKKYIYTTVFFFAFAVGFYLSLKAFDVDLLWTLDKAKQWCARPEWIHIDSTPFASLIRNLGIFTGLGLALDSNMYKSSHKGKQKTDATFHLGCIIASLLVLHIFDSFELPNKVEMVFYLLSFCKSVAVPLTVVGIVPYCVSNFLRGQDKKVL